CACCAGGGTGATCGCCTCATCGACGCTCGCGGCCTCGCCGACGACCTGAATGTCGCGTGCGAGGTCGGCGCGGAGCCCCGATCGGAAGATCGAGTGATCGTCGACGATGAGCGTCGTGAGGCTTGTCGTTTCGTCGGTCACATCTCCTCCTTGGTCGGCTGCGCGTGCGACATGCTCAGCAGCACTTCGGTGCCGGTTCCGCCCGGTCCTCGCCGAATCGTCGCGTCACCGCCGATGCGCTTCATGCGCCCGACGATCGACTCACGTACGCCGAAGTGATTGTCGGGGATCGCGTCGACGTCGAAACCCGGCCCTCTGTCCGAGATCGAGATCTCGATGGTCGATGGCGACGACTCCGAGTACACGGTCACTGTACCGCCCGCGTGCTGGGCGGCATTGAGCATGGCCTCACGGGCTGCGGCGAGAAGACCCTCTGGTGCTTCGGGCACCGCGATCCCCGTCGTAATCACTTCGATGCGCGCCGAGAAGTCGTTTTCGAGAGCGGATGCTGCGCGCCGCAGCTCTGCTGAAAGATCGAGCGGCCCTCCGACGGTCTCGGCGAAGAGCCACTGCCGCAGCTCCCGCTCTTGCGCGCGTGCCAGACGCGACGCGTCAGAACCGGGATCGGCCTTCTGCTGAATGAGCGCAAGGGTCTGCAGCACGGAGTCGTGCAGGTGCGCAGCCACCTCCGCGCGCTCGACGTCACGTGCACGCGCGGCACGCTCGTCGGCGAGGTCGCGCGCGAGCCGAATGACCCACGGGGCGACGACGACGGCGACGCCGAGAAGCACGGCAGACGCGGCGAAGAAGACCGTCCAGATGTTGGGTTCATCGCCCGTGACGAAGAACAGCAGAATACCCAGAACGACCAGCACGAGGGCGCCCATCGCGCGGACGACGAGGGCCGACCGTCCCGCGACGCGTCCTCGCCGCAGTTCGTCGAACTGCCGCCACGCGAGGCCCGCGCCCGCGAGAACGACGACAGCCGGAATGATGAAGGCAAGGGGAATGTTTGCGCCGAGCCGTGAAGCGATCATGGCCCCGCCCGCGAGCAGGAGAGCAATGCCGAGAAGAATCTCGGTGATGGGAGCGCGCTCTGGCACAGCATCCGTCGTCTCTTCTGCCGTGGTGGGGCGCGTCAGCACTGACTTCACAGAGTCGCTGCCCTCGCTGACCGGTGTTGTCGCCCACAACCAGGCGTAGAGCAGCAGGCCCGCACCGCCGCACACGGTGAGAATCGCCGTGACAAGGCGCACAATGCTGACCGGAACGCCGATGTGACCGGCGACCCCCGCGCACACCCCACCGATCACGCGCAAGCGCGGGCGGACGATTGTGGCGGTGTGCATGGGACAATCCAAGCATCTCTCGACCGCAAAACGCGTGCTTCGGGGTGCGAATCAGGGTCACGTCAGGGGCAACCCCCATGGTGCGCTGGTGCGGGGACGGGCAGGCTGTAACCATGACATACGACAACGGGCAATCGCACAGCACCGGCGCGAACCCCAACGGGTGGTCTGCACCTGGCGGCTTCTTCGACTGGATTCGGGGCATCGGCATGCGGCGCACCGACGACCGCTGGGTTGCAGGAGTCTGCGGCGCCGTCGCCGAGCGCACGGGGCTCGACCCGATGCTGGTTCGCGGTATCGCGATCGTCGTGGCGCTTCTCGGCGGCCCGATCTTCTTGGCATACGCTGCAGGCTGGGCACTGCTTCCGGATACCACGGGACGAATTCACCTTCAGCGGATGCTGCAGGGAATCTTCGATCCCGCGCTCATCGCCATTGGCGTGCTGCTCGTCTTGACGTTCGTACCCTTCGCGCAGGGCCTGTGGTGGCAGGATGCGCCAGGGTGGTGGGGCATGCCCGGCTGGCTTGAAGCCATGCTGCGCACCGGGTGGATCATCGTGCTGGTCGCCGGAATCATCTGGCTGATCGTCGTGATCGCCCGGAAGACGCCTCGTCATGACCCCAACGACCCGAATGGCCCTCGCAGTCATAAGGACTACTGGACCACGCCCGGTGCATCGGAGTACCCGACGACCGCGAGCTTCGCGGCAGGTGCGGATGGGGCAACTGAACCCACCGCCACGAGCCACGCGGCTCCCGCTGCGGATGCCGAGGGGGCCACGAGCGGCGCCGCGCCATACGGCGCACCTCCGCAGTCGGATGCGTACGCTGGCAGCGCCGCTCCCTCACAGGGGTACAGCTGGCCGCCGACGCAGAACGCTCACTTTCAGACAGCGCAACAGCGTCAAGCAGAGGCAAGAGCGCAGCACGAGGCGCGCATGCGCGAGCACGCGCAGCGTCGAGCAGAGCAGGCTGCCCGGTGGCGCGAGCGCCAGCCCAGCGCAGGATACGTTGCGACCAGTCTCGGCCTCGCCGTCGTTGGCGGCGCCCT
This DNA window, taken from Paramicrobacterium agarici, encodes the following:
- a CDS encoding ATP-binding protein, which gives rise to MHTATIVRPRLRVIGGVCAGVAGHIGVPVSIVRLVTAILTVCGGAGLLLYAWLWATTPVSEGSDSVKSVLTRPTTAEETTDAVPERAPITEILLGIALLLAGGAMIASRLGANIPLAFIIPAVVVLAGAGLAWRQFDELRRGRVAGRSALVVRAMGALVLVVLGILLFFVTGDEPNIWTVFFAASAVLLGVAVVVAPWVIRLARDLADERAARARDVERAEVAAHLHDSVLQTLALIQQKADPGSDASRLARAQERELRQWLFAETVGGPLDLSAELRRAASALENDFSARIEVITTGIAVPEAPEGLLAAAREAMLNAAQHAGGTVTVYSESSPSTIEISISDRGPGFDVDAIPDNHFGVRESIVGRMKRIGGDATIRRGPGGTGTEVLLSMSHAQPTKEEM
- a CDS encoding PspC domain-containing protein; the protein is MTYDNGQSHSTGANPNGWSAPGGFFDWIRGIGMRRTDDRWVAGVCGAVAERTGLDPMLVRGIAIVVALLGGPIFLAYAAGWALLPDTTGRIHLQRMLQGIFDPALIAIGVLLVLTFVPFAQGLWWQDAPGWWGMPGWLEAMLRTGWIIVLVAGIIWLIVVIARKTPRHDPNDPNGPRSHKDYWTTPGASEYPTTASFAAGADGATEPTATSHAAPAADAEGATSGAAPYGAPPQSDAYAGSAAPSQGYSWPPTQNAHFQTAQQRQAEARAQHEARMREHAQRRAEQAARWRERQPSAGYVATSLGLAVVGGALASLGALALGWPQSVVVFGVAGALAVLAIATIVAGIRGRENGGLGFFSTIAVIALVFVGIVPQGAHFSALGNTTWRVAEVDTAQTQSYIASFGTVTLDLRELEPGAEGGDVDLWLGFGTAEVVVPDDLPVKVRFNGAAATIDTQGDAEVDGTARGLFPSAVVQNDAAESATESEITTVHVRAMFGTADVTMRSEQ